From a region of the Streptomyces tirandamycinicus genome:
- a CDS encoding DUF742 domain-containing protein, which translates to MSHPGGGDWEEASPERLYVITGGRSSTSAPVELDLVTLIVARSRPKPGMQPEHAAILELCQSPLSVAEVSAYSGLPVSVVTVLLGDLLAGGRVVARAPVPPARLPDRALIEAVIDGLQKL; encoded by the coding sequence GTGAGCCACCCGGGCGGCGGGGACTGGGAGGAGGCCAGTCCCGAGCGGCTGTACGTCATCACCGGCGGCCGCAGCAGCACGTCCGCCCCCGTCGAACTCGACCTGGTCACGCTGATCGTGGCCAGGTCCCGGCCGAAGCCCGGCATGCAGCCGGAGCACGCGGCGATTCTCGAGCTGTGCCAGTCGCCCCTGTCCGTCGCGGAGGTCTCCGCGTACTCGGGGCTCCCGGTCAGCGTCGTCACCGTCCTGCTCGGCGACCTCCTCGCCGGAGGACGGGTGGTCGCACGCGCGCCCGTCCCACCCGCCAGACTCCCCGACCGCGCTTTGATTGAGGCAGTGATCGATGGACTTCAGAAGCTCTGA
- a CDS encoding GTP-binding protein, whose product MDFRSSEQPVRTTGPRSEDALPETAAAAVKVVIVGGFGVGKTTLVGSVSEIRPLTTEETMTQAGVGIDDTSGIGGKNATTVAMDFGRISVNEELVLYLFGTPGQERFWFLWRGLFEGALGAVVLVDTRRLEVSFDVIGRLEERSVPFVVAVNSFPDAPDHPVEELRGALDLPESVPIVTCDARQRSSSRDVLMTLMRYLQGLAAEQQAS is encoded by the coding sequence ATGGACTTCAGAAGCTCTGAGCAGCCGGTACGGACGACCGGGCCGCGGAGCGAGGACGCGCTGCCCGAGACGGCCGCGGCCGCCGTCAAGGTGGTGATCGTGGGCGGCTTCGGGGTCGGCAAGACGACGCTGGTCGGATCGGTCAGCGAGATCCGCCCGCTGACCACCGAGGAGACGATGACCCAGGCCGGTGTCGGCATCGACGACACCTCGGGCATCGGCGGCAAGAACGCAACGACCGTGGCGATGGACTTCGGCCGGATCTCCGTCAACGAGGAACTGGTGCTGTACCTGTTCGGCACGCCGGGGCAGGAGCGCTTCTGGTTCCTGTGGCGCGGGCTGTTCGAGGGCGCGCTGGGCGCGGTGGTGCTGGTCGACACCCGGCGGCTGGAGGTCAGCTTCGACGTCATCGGCCGGCTGGAGGAGCGGTCCGTGCCGTTCGTCGTGGCCGTCAACTCCTTCCCGGACGCGCCGGACCACCCGGTCGAGGAGCTCCGCGGGGCGCTCGATCTCCCGGAGTCGGTGCCGATCGTGACCTGCGACGCCCGGCAGCGGTCGTCGAGCAGGGACGTGCTGATGACGCTGATGCGGTATCTGCAGGGCCTGGCGGCGGAGCAGCAGGCGTCCTGA
- a CDS encoding roadblock/LC7 domain-containing protein, whose product MIQQQANMDWMLKDLAEGVPQTRHVVVLSADGLRMAQYGTDTDTADRLAAACAGLQSLAAAVGAELPHSDARMRLVVIEMDGGFFYLMAAGAGAFLAVLADEGVDAGLMGQRMRDLVLRIGAHLSSPPRQDGAAR is encoded by the coding sequence ATGATTCAGCAGCAGGCCAACATGGACTGGATGCTCAAGGACCTCGCGGAAGGCGTGCCGCAGACCAGGCACGTGGTCGTGCTCTCCGCCGACGGTCTGCGCATGGCCCAGTACGGCACGGACACCGACACCGCCGACCGGCTCGCCGCCGCGTGCGCGGGCCTCCAGTCCCTCGCCGCCGCGGTGGGGGCCGAACTCCCGCACAGCGACGCCCGGATGCGGCTCGTCGTGATCGAGATGGACGGGGGCTTCTTCTACCTGATGGCCGCCGGCGCCGGCGCCTTCCTCGCCGTGCTCGCCGACGAGGGCGTGGACGCCGGACTCATGGGCCAGCGGATGCGCGACCTGGTGCTGCGGATCGGCGCCCACCTGAGCAGCCCGCCCCGGCAGGACGGTGCGGCCAGGTGA